Proteins from a single region of Segatella copri:
- a CDS encoding CPBP family intramembrane glutamic endopeptidase produces MAKINLKRGLTDIVLYMIIFIVVQIIVMYAGAGIWAGIKGEGYQATLLAISSGSNPILMALTSAFSNVITLVIFLKTKWTPLTRDYLLSKPWATLLWVALFALGTIIPLELIYEQIGIEMDENTEQIFASLMKEPWGYVAIGVLAPFAEEVVFRGAILRTLLGLMSKKNHWVAIMISAAIFGLAHANVAQFVNALLLGLLLGWMYYRTKSLVPGILLHWVNNTMTYVLANIMPQSDGKLIDLFHGDEKTMYYAVGFSLCIMIPSFIQMIIRLKKAKA; encoded by the coding sequence ATGGCAAAGATTAATTTAAAGAGAGGTTTGACGGATATCGTCCTCTACATGATTATATTTATAGTAGTACAGATTATCGTGATGTATGCTGGCGCAGGAATCTGGGCGGGCATTAAGGGCGAAGGTTACCAGGCAACGCTCCTGGCTATCAGTTCGGGCAGCAATCCTATCCTGATGGCGCTTACTTCAGCGTTCAGCAACGTTATCACCCTCGTCATCTTCCTGAAGACGAAGTGGACACCGCTGACCCGCGATTATCTGCTTTCCAAGCCTTGGGCAACGCTTCTCTGGGTGGCATTGTTCGCCCTGGGAACCATCATTCCTCTGGAGCTCATATATGAGCAGATAGGCATCGAGATGGACGAGAATACCGAGCAGATATTCGCATCGCTCATGAAGGAACCTTGGGGCTATGTGGCTATCGGCGTTCTGGCGCCTTTTGCAGAGGAGGTTGTGTTCCGTGGAGCCATTCTCCGCACCCTGCTGGGTCTTATGAGCAAGAAGAACCATTGGGTAGCCATCATGATTTCGGCTGCCATCTTCGGTCTGGCTCACGCCAACGTAGCGCAGTTTGTCAATGCCCTCCTGCTGGGCTTACTCCTGGGTTGGATGTATTATCGCACCAAGAGTCTTGTTCCGGGCATCCTGCTCCACTGGGTGAATAATACGATGACGTATGTACTTGCCAACATCATGCCTCAGAGCGATGGCAAACTCATCGACCTCTTCCATGGCGATGAGAAGACCATGTATTATGCCGTAGGCTTCTCTCTCTGCATCATGATTCCAAGTTTTATACAGATGATTATCAGATTAAAGAAAGCAAAGGCTTAA
- a CDS encoding DUF3408 domain-containing protein: MARTKDAVLTPEQKELMEKEYLDFVNPSTYGNKANPSSCNSLYDDVENPELRAIVEKVAATTPYREETTTNEAQSPPNPLKRISGKQRKATLEEYQQTFLQVPRIDDRKPVFVSSDVRDRLDRVVRILGGRRMSVSGIIENIVRHHLSLYEEDFEAWRKL; encoded by the coding sequence ATGGCAAGAACAAAAGATGCAGTCTTGACTCCTGAGCAAAAGGAGCTGATGGAAAAAGAGTATTTGGATTTTGTTAATCCATCTACGTATGGCAACAAAGCCAATCCAAGTAGTTGTAATTCTCTCTATGATGATGTAGAGAACCCAGAGTTGAGAGCAATTGTAGAGAAAGTTGCTGCAACAACTCCCTATAGAGAGGAAACTACAACGAACGAGGCTCAATCGCCACCGAATCCGCTGAAGCGCATCAGTGGCAAGCAGCGCAAGGCGACATTGGAGGAGTATCAGCAGACCTTCCTCCAAGTTCCAAGGATTGACGACCGCAAGCCAGTCTTCGTCAGTTCCGATGTACGAGACCGTCTTGATCGTGTCGTCCGCATCCTCGGAGGGAGACGCATGAGCGTATCGGGCATCATCGAGAACATCGTGCGCCACCACCTAAGCCTTTATGAAGAGGACTTCGAGGCTTGGCGCAAATTGTGA
- a CDS encoding ATP-binding protein, with translation MTYYRRNIDQKLLEWKDSPRRKPLLIRGARQVGKSSAVRHFAKCFKYFVEVNLERQPSIRQLFTKDIDVKRTCEDISASTGIPIVAGKTLLFIDEIQVSQEGIMSLRYFKEDYPELHVIAAGSLLEFTLEELPSFGVGRIRSLYMYPFSFDEFLLAQGLDLTIDYKRKATPGAPIPEAVHNKLVNQLKTFYLVGGMPAAVTEWIETNSYLECSHVHNDILDTYQDDFSKYKSRISPPLLRKVLRSVALQAGSKFVFRQVDNKLHSSVIKDTLHLLTLAGLIKPVTHTDGNGLPLGAEENNSYTKYLFLDLGLMQTMLGTPAADILLSSDVDFVNKGAASEMFAGLELMKGHDCFQKSEMYYWQNLNRGANAEIDYIEAIEGKILPVEVKASTRVSMQSLWLFMRKKNLHHAIRTSLENFGRFEYIDKDADDAVRQVDVIPLYALGNLYK, from the coding sequence ATGACGTATTACAGAAGAAATATAGATCAAAAATTATTGGAATGGAAAGATTCCCCACGCCGCAAGCCTCTCTTAATAAGGGGTGCAAGACAAGTGGGTAAATCATCTGCCGTCAGACATTTTGCCAAGTGTTTCAAATACTTTGTTGAAGTAAATTTAGAACGCCAACCTTCTATCCGTCAGCTCTTCACAAAAGATATAGACGTGAAACGTACCTGTGAAGACATCAGCGCATCAACTGGCATCCCAATAGTAGCAGGCAAAACCTTGCTCTTTATTGATGAAATCCAAGTAAGCCAAGAAGGCATTATGTCGCTTCGTTACTTCAAGGAAGATTATCCTGAGTTGCATGTCATAGCAGCAGGCTCTCTCTTGGAATTCACCTTAGAGGAACTCCCTTCATTTGGAGTGGGCAGAATACGCTCTTTGTATATGTACCCATTCTCTTTCGATGAATTTCTTTTGGCGCAAGGGTTGGATTTAACTATAGATTATAAGCGAAAAGCCACACCAGGAGCCCCCATTCCAGAGGCAGTTCATAATAAGCTGGTGAATCAACTGAAGACATTTTACCTGGTTGGAGGTATGCCTGCGGCAGTAACGGAGTGGATAGAGACAAACAGCTATCTGGAGTGTTCTCATGTACATAACGACATTCTTGATACCTATCAAGATGATTTCTCTAAATACAAGTCACGTATCTCCCCACCCCTGCTAAGAAAGGTGTTACGTTCTGTAGCCTTGCAGGCTGGAAGCAAGTTTGTCTTCAGACAGGTGGATAACAAGCTACATTCTTCTGTCATAAAGGATACCTTGCACCTACTAACGTTGGCTGGTCTAATCAAGCCCGTTACCCACACCGATGGCAATGGTCTTCCGTTGGGTGCAGAAGAAAACAATAGCTACACGAAGTATCTCTTTCTTGATTTAGGTTTGATGCAAACGATGCTCGGCACACCTGCTGCCGACATCCTGTTATCCTCAGATGTTGATTTCGTGAATAAGGGAGCAGCCTCCGAAATGTTTGCTGGTTTGGAACTGATGAAGGGACATGACTGCTTCCAAAAGTCAGAAATGTACTACTGGCAGAACTTGAATCGAGGTGCTAACGCTGAGATTGACTATATCGAGGCTATAGAGGGAAAAATTCTCCCAGTAGAAGTCAAGGCTTCCACAAGAGTAAGCATGCAGAGTTTGTGGCTTTTCATGCGCAAGAAAAATCTACATCATGCCATACGCACTTCCTTGGAAAACTTTGGCAGATTTGAATATATCGACAAGGATGCAGACGATGCTGTGCGCCAAGTAGATGTCATTCCCCTCTATGCATTAGGCAATCTATACAAATAA
- a CDS encoding bifunctional riboflavin kinase/FAD synthetase, with product MNTIHYNDTVQLPPCVATIGFFDGVHRGHQFLIHHLVETARKDGLQSTVITFDAHPRKVLQADYQPEMLSTLDSKLLLLSKTEVDNAVVLHFDKAMAAMSAREFMQQVLHDHLNVRKLFIGYDHRFGHNREETFEDYVRYGKEMGIEVIRNEVFQIDGINISSSVIRSFLKEGEVEMAARCLGFPYTLIGKVVNGFHEGRKLGFPTANLDISHFGQLIPAPGVYAVRVRLENTVVWKRGMMNVGNRPTFNGRQLTLETHIFNFDGDIYDQLLLVSFVKRIRGEQKFDSPEELAAQLKEDEQTVLDLFEKEAE from the coding sequence ATGAATACAATACATTATAATGATACCGTGCAGTTGCCGCCTTGTGTGGCAACGATTGGTTTCTTCGATGGAGTGCATCGGGGACATCAGTTCCTGATTCATCATCTCGTAGAGACGGCACGAAAGGATGGCTTGCAATCCACCGTCATCACCTTCGATGCGCATCCCCGCAAGGTGTTGCAGGCGGATTACCAGCCAGAGATGCTGAGTACGCTTGACTCCAAGCTGCTGCTGCTTTCGAAGACGGAAGTGGATAATGCCGTGGTGCTGCATTTCGACAAGGCGATGGCTGCCATGTCGGCAAGGGAGTTTATGCAGCAGGTGCTCCACGACCATCTCAACGTAAGGAAACTCTTCATCGGCTACGACCATCGCTTTGGTCACAACCGCGAGGAGACTTTCGAAGATTACGTGCGCTATGGCAAGGAGATGGGCATCGAGGTAATCAGGAACGAAGTCTTCCAGATAGATGGCATCAACATCTCTTCTTCCGTCATCCGCTCATTCCTGAAAGAGGGAGAAGTGGAGATGGCAGCCCGGTGCCTCGGATTCCCTTACACCCTCATCGGAAAGGTGGTGAATGGATTCCATGAAGGCAGAAAACTCGGTTTTCCTACAGCCAATCTCGACATCTCTCACTTCGGACAGCTGATTCCTGCCCCTGGTGTCTATGCCGTAAGGGTAAGACTGGAGAATACGGTGGTATGGAAACGGGGAATGATGAATGTGGGCAATCGGCCAACTTTCAATGGCAGACAACTGACGTTAGAGACGCACATCTTCAATTTCGACGGGGATATTTATGACCAGCTCTTGCTCGTAAGCTTCGTGAAGCGAATAAGGGGCGAACAGAAGTTTGACAGTCCCGAGGAGTTGGCGGCGCAGCTGAAAGAGGATGAGCAGACCGTGCTGGATCTCTTTGAAAAGGAAGCGGAATGA